In Phenylobacterium zucineum HLK1, one DNA window encodes the following:
- a CDS encoding lysylphosphatidylglycerol synthase domain-containing protein — MQSHDPTELPLHGPEDVEEELAAVLPETQGNRFFPLIRRWALHVVPFLLLAAAVFVLWREFHEVRPADIAASMRAWGYGDTLAALGLSAASFTLMGLVEWLGLRWAGARLPIPPALAGSFLANAIGHTLGANLIVSGAIRARFYSRYGVNLRQVAATTVFHGASFAVGLSALAGASLLIGGGSPSVRIAGPVASGMGVLLLGGVAFYVALCGTLKQPLRGFGHSLKLPSWRVALAQIGLGACDNAVAAGIIWSLLPEGSVEYFTFVGAYAPSVVVGLISHVPGGVGVFEGSLSTLLAGVPAAPLAAAFLGYRLAFFLIPLLIAGLALMADAMRQRGHS; from the coding sequence GTGCAGAGCCATGACCCCACCGAGCTCCCCCTTCACGGCCCGGAGGACGTGGAAGAGGAGCTGGCCGCCGTCCTGCCCGAGACGCAGGGGAACCGCTTCTTTCCCCTCATCCGGCGATGGGCGCTGCACGTCGTCCCGTTCCTGCTCCTGGCCGCCGCCGTCTTCGTCCTTTGGCGCGAGTTCCACGAGGTCCGGCCCGCCGACATCGCCGCCTCGATGCGGGCGTGGGGCTATGGCGACACGCTGGCGGCGCTGGGCCTTTCGGCCGCCAGCTTCACCCTCATGGGCCTCGTGGAGTGGCTGGGCCTGCGCTGGGCCGGCGCGCGGCTGCCGATCCCTCCGGCCCTGGCCGGCTCGTTCCTCGCCAACGCCATCGGCCACACCCTGGGCGCCAACCTGATCGTCTCGGGCGCCATCCGGGCCAGGTTCTACAGCCGCTACGGCGTCAATCTCAGGCAGGTGGCGGCGACCACCGTCTTCCACGGCGCCTCCTTCGCCGTCGGCCTCTCGGCCCTGGCCGGGGCGAGCCTGCTGATCGGCGGCGGCAGCCCCTCGGTCCGCATCGCCGGGCCGGTGGCCAGCGGCATGGGCGTCCTGCTGCTCGGCGGAGTGGCCTTCTACGTCGCGCTCTGCGGAACCCTGAAGCAGCCGCTGCGGGGCTTCGGCCACAGCCTGAAGCTGCCCTCCTGGCGGGTCGCCCTGGCGCAGATCGGGCTGGGCGCCTGCGACAACGCGGTGGCGGCGGGGATCATCTGGAGCCTGCTGCCCGAGGGCTCGGTCGAGTACTTCACCTTCGTGGGCGCCTACGCCCCCTCGGTGGTCGTGGGCCTGATCTCCCACGTCCCGGGCGGCGTGGGGGTGTTCGAGGGATCGCTGTCGACGCTGCTCGCGGGCGTGCCCGCCGCGCCCCTGGCGGCGGCGTTCCTCGGCTATCGCCTAGCCTTCTTCCTCATACCGCTGCTCATCGCCGGGCTGGCGCTGATGGCCGACGCCATGCGCCAGCGGGGCCACAGCTAG
- a CDS encoding HAD family hydrolase, with the protein MTDRPLIVFAYDFDGTLAPGHMQNHAFIPDELGMDRAHFWAEVNQLARAQRGDEILAYMHLMLAKARERGLELSLESWRGRGASLKLFPGVEDWFARQNARAEAAGLDLRHFIISSGNRELIEGSPIASAFERIYASAFMFDAEDDAIGIALAVNYTSKTQYLFRINKWTLDEWDGITINRAQPRDERPVPFDRIVYFGDGFTDIPVMRVVTDQGGHAVSVWDPDDPLSQTAALSLRQDGRAHLGGPGDYREGSPLDQLADALIARAAADCRARAAARWPRP; encoded by the coding sequence ATGACCGACCGCCCCCTGATCGTCTTCGCCTACGATTTCGACGGCACCCTCGCGCCCGGCCACATGCAGAACCACGCCTTCATTCCCGACGAGCTGGGGATGGACCGCGCGCACTTCTGGGCCGAGGTGAACCAGCTCGCCCGCGCCCAGCGGGGTGACGAGATCCTGGCCTACATGCACCTGATGCTGGCCAAGGCGCGCGAGCGCGGCCTGGAGCTCAGCCTGGAGAGCTGGCGCGGCCGCGGCGCCTCGCTGAAGCTGTTCCCGGGGGTCGAGGACTGGTTCGCTCGCCAGAACGCCCGCGCCGAAGCCGCCGGCCTGGACCTGCGCCACTTCATCATCTCGTCCGGCAACCGCGAACTGATCGAGGGCTCGCCTATCGCCTCGGCCTTCGAGCGGATCTACGCCTCGGCCTTCATGTTCGACGCGGAGGACGACGCCATCGGCATCGCCCTGGCCGTCAACTACACCTCCAAGACCCAGTACCTGTTCCGCATCAACAAGTGGACGCTGGACGAGTGGGACGGGATCACCATCAACCGCGCCCAGCCAAGGGACGAACGCCCGGTCCCGTTCGACCGCATCGTCTATTTCGGCGACGGCTTCACGGACATTCCGGTGATGCGGGTGGTGACGGACCAGGGCGGCCACGCGGTCTCGGTCTGGGACCCGGACGATCCGCTCAGCCAGACGGCCGCCCTCAGCCTGCGGCAGGACGGGCGGGCGCACCTCGGCGGCCCCGGCGACTATCGCGAGGGCTCCCCGCTCGATCAGCTGGCCGACGCCCTGATCGCCCGCGCCGCGGCCGACTGCCGAGCCAGGGCCGCGGCGCGCTGGCCGAGGCCCTAG
- a CDS encoding sensor histidine kinase, whose amino-acid sequence MIGRTKAFLKRHWPALRLGDILLAVLLFAAAMPAIGAISLRVYENTLVRQTEAELVAQGAALAAVAAQAWPGAPETPPRPAEPPPGYFHPEPTTIDLSRSPVLPERPAPRVAAGPVDPDALAVAAALRPVVERTTRTTLASVVLLDARGRVAMGVDRGGDLSELPEVRAALSGAPRTVFRRNGDYRPSYRFEWLSRASALRLHHARPVMVGERVAGVLLLSRSPRALFRGLYEDRGKLLIAAGVIFGILVLLAGVVSRGVTRPIERLSAASREVAAGGGAIPETPPTAAVEIQALYEDFRAMAERIDRRSGYLRDFAAAVSHEFKTPLAGIGGAVELLQDHFETMSPAERRRFLDNIAADAGRLSQLVTRLLDLARADMAAPETGAAVDLAGPVMRAAEEEGANGFRVEVDLASGLPPVAVPAATVEKVLAVLLQNARQAGASETVIRARPEPEVVVLTVEDDGPGVPPADRERLFEPFFTGRRAAGGTGLGLPIARSLLAASHGTIALADTPAGAAFRVILPRAGRG is encoded by the coding sequence GTGATCGGGCGGACCAAGGCGTTCCTGAAGCGCCACTGGCCGGCGCTGCGGCTGGGCGACATCCTGCTCGCCGTGCTGCTGTTCGCGGCGGCCATGCCCGCCATCGGCGCCATCTCGCTGCGGGTGTACGAGAACACTCTGGTGCGGCAGACCGAGGCCGAACTGGTGGCCCAGGGGGCGGCGCTCGCGGCCGTGGCGGCCCAGGCCTGGCCGGGCGCGCCCGAGACGCCGCCGCGGCCGGCCGAGCCCCCGCCCGGCTATTTCCACCCCGAACCCACGACCATCGACCTGTCCCGCTCGCCGGTGCTGCCGGAACGACCGGCCCCCCGCGTCGCGGCCGGTCCGGTGGATCCGGACGCCCTGGCCGTGGCGGCCGCCCTTCGGCCCGTCGTGGAGCGGACCACGCGCACGACCCTGGCCTCCGTTGTCCTGCTGGACGCCCGCGGACGGGTGGCCATGGGCGTGGACCGGGGCGGGGACCTGTCGGAGCTGCCGGAGGTCCGCGCGGCGCTGTCCGGCGCGCCGCGCACGGTCTTCCGGCGCAACGGGGACTACCGGCCCAGCTACCGCTTCGAGTGGCTGAGCCGGGCCTCGGCGCTGCGGCTGCACCATGCGCGGCCGGTGATGGTGGGCGAGCGGGTCGCGGGCGTGCTGCTGCTCTCGCGCTCGCCGCGGGCGCTGTTCCGCGGCCTCTACGAGGATCGCGGCAAGCTGCTGATCGCCGCCGGCGTGATCTTCGGGATCCTGGTGCTGCTGGCGGGGGTCGTCTCGCGCGGCGTGACCCGGCCGATCGAACGGCTGAGCGCCGCCTCGCGCGAGGTGGCGGCCGGCGGCGGCGCGATCCCGGAAACCCCGCCCACCGCCGCCGTCGAGATCCAGGCGCTGTACGAGGACTTCCGCGCCATGGCCGAGCGGATCGACCGGCGCAGCGGCTATCTCCGCGACTTCGCCGCGGCGGTCAGCCACGAGTTCAAGACCCCGCTCGCGGGGATCGGCGGCGCCGTCGAGCTGTTGCAGGACCATTTCGAGACCATGTCGCCGGCGGAGCGGCGCCGGTTCCTGGACAACATCGCCGCGGACGCCGGCCGCCTATCGCAGCTGGTCACCCGCCTGCTGGACCTCGCCCGCGCCGACATGGCCGCGCCGGAGACGGGCGCCGCCGTCGATCTCGCCGGGCCCGTCATGCGCGCGGCGGAGGAGGAGGGCGCAAACGGGTTCCGCGTGGAGGTGGACCTGGCCTCCGGCCTGCCGCCGGTCGCCGTCCCCGCCGCCACGGTCGAGAAGGTGCTGGCCGTCCTGCTGCAGAACGCCCGCCAAGCCGGCGCGTCCGAAACCGTGATCCGGGCGCGGCCCGAACCTGAGGTGGTGGTCCTGACGGTGGAGGACGACGGCCCGGGCGTGCCGCCGGCCGACCGCGAGCGGCTTTTCGAGCCGTTCTTCACCGGCCGCCGGGCGGCGGGCGGGACGGGGCTGGGCCTGCCCATCGCCCGCTCGCTGCTGGCGGCCAGCCACGGGACCATTGCGCTCGCCGACACCCCGGCGGGCGCGGCGTTCCGGGTGATCCTGCCGCGCGCGGGACGGGGCTAG
- a CDS encoding response regulator transcription factor, whose translation MSAMPQVLVVDDDPHIRELLVFALEKARLSARVAEDGEAALAAVAEQAPDLVILDINMPRLDGLEVCRRLRAQGDLPILFLSSRDDEIDRVLGIELGGDDYVVKPFSPREVTARVQAILRRVRGRAEPRGPGVLRHGRLSLDPEAWTARWDEVEAPLTVTEFQILRVLMGAPARVFSRDAIIDRLHGPGFAITDRTIDSHIRNLRAKFARAGGHDVVETRAGVGYRLGPCQGGGG comes from the coding sequence ATGAGCGCCATGCCCCAGGTGCTCGTCGTCGACGACGACCCCCACATCCGCGAGCTCCTGGTCTTCGCCCTCGAGAAGGCGAGATTGTCGGCCCGCGTCGCCGAGGACGGCGAGGCTGCGCTGGCGGCGGTGGCCGAGCAGGCGCCCGACCTCGTCATCCTCGACATCAACATGCCCCGGCTGGACGGTCTGGAGGTGTGCCGCCGGCTCCGGGCCCAGGGGGACCTGCCGATCCTGTTCCTGTCGTCGCGCGACGACGAGATCGACCGTGTCCTCGGCATTGAGCTGGGCGGCGACGATTACGTGGTCAAGCCGTTCAGCCCGCGCGAGGTGACGGCGCGCGTGCAGGCCATCCTGCGCCGGGTTCGGGGGCGCGCCGAGCCCCGTGGGCCGGGCGTCCTGCGCCACGGCCGGCTGAGCCTCGACCCCGAGGCCTGGACCGCCCGCTGGGACGAGGTCGAGGCGCCGCTGACCGTCACCGAGTTCCAGATCCTGCGGGTGCTGATGGGCGCGCCGGCGCGGGTGTTCAGCCGCGACGCGATCATCGACCGCCTGCACGGCCCGGGCTTCGCCATCACGGACCGCACCATCGACAGCCACATCCGCAACCTGCGCGCCAAGTTCGCCAGGGCCGGGGGCCACGACGTCGTCGAGACCCGCGCCGGGGTGGGCTACCGGCTCGGCCCGTGCCAGGGCGGCGGCGGGTGA
- a CDS encoding DUF4153 domain-containing protein yields MPIRLPTFRLKLAASLLLVAGADVLLFDRYPGAGVGVLSLALLAAVVATNPAILHRRLGIFALVAAAWFALLQVERATLLGGLLFALALGVAALAPRAGEGEDALRWTRRLAVAGVKGLFGPILDLRPLRQAAGRRPGPRAPARLAAAALPVAGGAVFLGLFAAANPLIAEAFARLRLPAIEPARLVFWGLAGAVAWTALRPRGLKPRLASRPRRIRDGARPVASTASVAASLVVFNLVFALQNGLDAAFLWSGARLPSDMSHAEYAHRGAYPLVATALLAGAFVLVFLRPGSATSASRPVRALLAAWIAQNLFLLASTALRTLEYVDAYALTRTRIAALLWMGLVAAGLALIAWRLLAGRSGRWLVNANAACAGAVLVLCSLVDLGAVAAAWNVRHAREVGGRGVALDLCYLGRLEGAALVSLAELEQRPLPPDLADRVRWKRQEVRAGMLRRQADWRSWRWRDARRLARDAGLPGALPPPLPGERGCDGRPRPLTPPAKPGT; encoded by the coding sequence GTGCCGATCCGACTTCCGACTTTCCGGCTCAAGCTCGCGGCGAGCCTGCTGCTCGTCGCGGGCGCCGACGTTCTGCTGTTCGACCGCTACCCGGGCGCCGGCGTCGGCGTCCTGAGCCTGGCGCTGCTGGCGGCGGTTGTGGCGACCAATCCGGCCATCCTGCACCGCCGGCTCGGCATTTTCGCCCTCGTGGCGGCCGCCTGGTTCGCGCTTCTTCAGGTCGAACGGGCGACCCTCCTGGGCGGGCTGCTGTTCGCGCTCGCCCTTGGCGTCGCGGCGCTCGCGCCGCGGGCGGGGGAGGGCGAGGACGCGCTCCGCTGGACCCGCCGGTTGGCCGTGGCGGGCGTGAAGGGCCTCTTCGGGCCGATCCTCGACCTGCGGCCGCTGCGCCAGGCGGCCGGACGCCGCCCAGGTCCCCGGGCGCCCGCAAGGCTGGCGGCCGCGGCGCTGCCGGTGGCGGGCGGCGCGGTGTTCCTGGGGCTGTTCGCCGCCGCCAATCCCCTGATCGCCGAGGCGTTCGCGCGGCTGCGGCTGCCGGCCATCGAGCCCGCGCGGCTGGTGTTCTGGGGTCTCGCCGGCGCCGTCGCCTGGACGGCCCTGCGGCCGAGAGGGCTGAAGCCCCGCCTGGCGTCCCGGCCCAGGCGAATCCGCGATGGCGCCCGTCCGGTCGCCTCCACAGCCTCGGTCGCCGCCTCCCTGGTGGTGTTCAACCTGGTCTTCGCCCTGCAGAACGGTCTCGACGCCGCCTTCCTGTGGAGCGGGGCGCGGCTGCCCTCGGACATGAGCCATGCGGAATACGCCCACCGCGGCGCCTATCCGCTGGTGGCGACGGCTCTGCTCGCCGGCGCGTTCGTGCTGGTCTTCCTGCGGCCGGGGTCCGCGACGTCGGCGTCGCGGCCGGTCCGCGCCCTGCTGGCCGCCTGGATCGCGCAGAACCTGTTCCTGCTCGCCTCCACCGCCCTGCGAACCCTTGAGTACGTCGACGCCTACGCGCTCACCCGCACGCGGATCGCCGCGCTCCTGTGGATGGGGCTGGTGGCGGCGGGCCTCGCCCTGATCGCCTGGCGGCTGCTGGCCGGCAGGAGCGGCCGCTGGCTGGTCAACGCCAATGCCGCCTGCGCCGGGGCCGTGCTCGTCCTGTGCAGCCTCGTGGATCTCGGCGCCGTGGCGGCGGCGTGGAACGTGCGCCACGCCCGGGAGGTCGGCGGCCGCGGCGTGGCTCTGGACCTCTGCTACCTGGGACGGCTGGAGGGCGCCGCGCTGGTCTCGCTGGCCGAGCTGGAACAGCGTCCGCTGCCTCCCGATCTGGCCGACCGCGTCCGCTGGAAACGGCAGGAGGTTCGCGCCGGCATGCTGCGCCGGCAGGCCGACTGGCGCAGCTGGCGCTGGCGCGATGCCCGGCGGCTCGCGCGCGACGCCGGCCTTCCCGGCGCCTTGCCGCCTCCGCTGCCGGGCGAGCGGGGCTGCGACGGACGACCTCGGCCGTTGACGCCTCCGGCGAAGCCCGGAACATGA